The following coding sequences are from one Triticum aestivum cultivar Chinese Spring chromosome 5A, IWGSC CS RefSeq v2.1, whole genome shotgun sequence window:
- the LOC123102655 gene encoding uncharacterized protein isoform X4 yields MAGEALGDAASASSFLCSADELRFDAPARALAAEEALQPVWLYFASSASTRPPVRWRPRRRCSPGGSPASTTVVSVNFAFADFAARPSAIASADCRKTISDRLDLLCRMYF; encoded by the exons ATGGCGGGCGAGGCGCTGGGGGACGCCGCCAGCGCGTCGAGCTTCCTGTGCAGCGCCGACGAGCTCCGCTTCGACGCGCCCGCCCGTGCGCTGGCGGCCGAGGAGGCGCTGCAGCCCGTGTGGCTCTACTTCGCGAGCTCCGCTTCGACGCGCCCGCCCGTGCGCTGGCGGCCGAGGAGGCGCTGCAGCCCGGGTGGCTCTCCGGCCTCCACGA CCGTCGTCTCCGTCAACTTCGCCTTCGCTGACTTTGCCGCAAGGCCATCTGCCATCGCCTCTGCGGACTGCCGGAAGACCATCAGCGATCGCCTAGACCTACTTTGCCGCATGTACTTTTGA
- the LOC123102655 gene encoding uncharacterized protein isoform X2, with amino-acid sequence MGLYITFHFAKKPLYSFEFHSLSSRHLIHSSCGNGGGYAHSVVRRRRPSPACGHGEGGRPRRLFGAVRGARHGGRGAGGRRQRVELPVQRRRAPLRRARPCAGGRGGAAARVALLRELRFDAPARALAAEEALQPGWLSGLHEKGPRPEPPSGCVLGPANPSNSGVLGPENMSPSSSPEEETPSSTEVEEHPSSRPISTTAATADVCSPLKAKSLQRKSRPSSPSTSPSLTLPQGHLPSPLRTAGRPSAIA; translated from the exons ATGGGTCTCTATATAACGTTTCATTTTGCAAAAAAACCCCTGTACTCATTTGAATTTCACTCGCTGTCCTCCCGTCATCTTATCCATTCCTCctgcggcaacggcggcggctacGCCCATTCCGTCGTGCGCCGTCGACGGCCGTCGCCGGCGTGTGGCCACGGCGAAGGTGGTCGGCCCAGACGGCTCTTTGGTGCAGTTCGCGGCGCCCGTCATGGCGGGCGAGGCGCTGGGGGACGCCGCCAGCGCGTCGAGCTTCCTGTGCAGCGCCGACGAGCTCCGCTTCGACGCGCCCGCCCGTGCGCTGGCGGCCGAGGAGGCGCTGCAGCCCGTGTGGCTCTACTTCGCGAGCTCCGCTTCGACGCGCCCGCCCGTGCGCTGGCGGCCGAGGAGGCGCTGCAGCCCGGGTGGCTCTCCGGCCTCCACGA GAAGGGTCCTCGGCCGGAACCTCCATCAGGTTGCGTGCTTGGACCAGCAAATCCATCAAATTCCGGAGTACTTGGACCAGAAAACATGTCGCCTTCGAGTTCGCCGGAGGAAGAGACGCCGAGTTCGACGGAGGTAGAAGAACATCCGTCGAGCCGTCCAATATCGACAACGGCGGCTACAGCAGACGTATGTAGCCCCTTGAAAGCCAAATCACTACAAAGGAAATCAAGG CCGTCGTCTCCGTCAACTTCGCCTTCGCTGACTTTGCCGCAAGGCCATCTGCCATCGCCTCTGCGGACTGCCGGAAGACCATCAGCGATCGCCTAG
- the LOC123102655 gene encoding uncharacterized protein isoform X3 has translation MGLYITFHFAKKPLYSFEFHSLSSRHLIHSSCGNGGGYAHSVVRRRRPSPACGHGEGGRPRRLFGAVRGARHGGRGAGGRRQRVELPVQRRRAPLRRARPCAGGRGGAAARVALLRELRFDAPARALAAEEALQPGWLSGLHERKGPRPEPPSGCVLGPANPSNSGVLGPENMSPSSSPEEETPSSTEVEEHPSSRPISTTAATADPSSPSTSPSLTLPQGHLPSPLRTAGRPSAIA, from the exons ATGGGTCTCTATATAACGTTTCATTTTGCAAAAAAACCCCTGTACTCATTTGAATTTCACTCGCTGTCCTCCCGTCATCTTATCCATTCCTCctgcggcaacggcggcggctacGCCCATTCCGTCGTGCGCCGTCGACGGCCGTCGCCGGCGTGTGGCCACGGCGAAGGTGGTCGGCCCAGACGGCTCTTTGGTGCAGTTCGCGGCGCCCGTCATGGCGGGCGAGGCGCTGGGGGACGCCGCCAGCGCGTCGAGCTTCCTGTGCAGCGCCGACGAGCTCCGCTTCGACGCGCCCGCCCGTGCGCTGGCGGCCGAGGAGGCGCTGCAGCCCGTGTGGCTCTACTTCGCGAGCTCCGCTTCGACGCGCCCGCCCGTGCGCTGGCGGCCGAGGAGGCGCTGCAGCCCGGGTGGCTCTCCGGCCTCCACGA AAGGAAGGGTCCTCGGCCGGAACCTCCATCAGGTTGCGTGCTTGGACCAGCAAATCCATCAAATTCCGGAGTACTTGGACCAGAAAACATGTCGCCTTCGAGTTCGCCGGAGGAAGAGACGCCGAGTTCGACGGAGGTAGAAGAACATCCGTCGAGCCGTCCAATATCGACAACGGCGGCTACAGCAGAC CCGTCGTCTCCGTCAACTTCGCCTTCGCTGACTTTGCCGCAAGGCCATCTGCCATCGCCTCTGCGGACTGCCGGAAGACCATCAGCGATCGCCTAG
- the LOC123102655 gene encoding uncharacterized protein isoform X1 encodes MGLYITFHFAKKPLYSFEFHSLSSRHLIHSSCGNGGGYAHSVVRRRRPSPACGHGEGGRPRRLFGAVRGARHGGRGAGGRRQRVELPVQRRRAPLRRARPCAGGRGGAAARVALLRELRFDAPARALAAEEALQPGWLSGLHERKGPRPEPPSGCVLGPANPSNSGVLGPENMSPSSSPEEETPSSTEVEEHPSSRPISTTAATADVCSPLKAKSLQRKSRPSSPSTSPSLTLPQGHLPSPLRTAGRPSAIA; translated from the exons ATGGGTCTCTATATAACGTTTCATTTTGCAAAAAAACCCCTGTACTCATTTGAATTTCACTCGCTGTCCTCCCGTCATCTTATCCATTCCTCctgcggcaacggcggcggctacGCCCATTCCGTCGTGCGCCGTCGACGGCCGTCGCCGGCGTGTGGCCACGGCGAAGGTGGTCGGCCCAGACGGCTCTTTGGTGCAGTTCGCGGCGCCCGTCATGGCGGGCGAGGCGCTGGGGGACGCCGCCAGCGCGTCGAGCTTCCTGTGCAGCGCCGACGAGCTCCGCTTCGACGCGCCCGCCCGTGCGCTGGCGGCCGAGGAGGCGCTGCAGCCCGTGTGGCTCTACTTCGCGAGCTCCGCTTCGACGCGCCCGCCCGTGCGCTGGCGGCCGAGGAGGCGCTGCAGCCCGGGTGGCTCTCCGGCCTCCACGA AAGGAAGGGTCCTCGGCCGGAACCTCCATCAGGTTGCGTGCTTGGACCAGCAAATCCATCAAATTCCGGAGTACTTGGACCAGAAAACATGTCGCCTTCGAGTTCGCCGGAGGAAGAGACGCCGAGTTCGACGGAGGTAGAAGAACATCCGTCGAGCCGTCCAATATCGACAACGGCGGCTACAGCAGACGTATGTAGCCCCTTGAAAGCCAAATCACTACAAAGGAAATCAAGG CCGTCGTCTCCGTCAACTTCGCCTTCGCTGACTTTGCCGCAAGGCCATCTGCCATCGCCTCTGCGGACTGCCGGAAGACCATCAGCGATCGCCTAG